A single genomic interval of Stieleria maiorica harbors:
- the ccsA gene encoding cytochrome c biogenesis protein: MATLPNPSGQFPQERDESTVISSADVLSAIGSLKLTVGLFAASLIIVLVGTLAQDEMNMQDVKERYFVSWIAWMHFDDFVPQAFYRHANPIPGIIPFPGGALIGVLLMLNLIASKATRFRVSASGGRLAAGILFILAGFVVAGLIIASGHNSDGLQGAPPISYPALWKVLQGIGVAGAIGLTAVSTNVQHRSLRLLGYIGAASLAAVIVYTLFSGARIGDPGLRIVWQLAKGLGAGVILLIGCLLIFGRQGGNLLLHFGVGLLMFGQFAFGDRQLEQRISLVEGQSTNALINLDKIELTFVVPGEAEDTVTAIPGTQIGEALSSGELIRDDALPADVKVVAFYENSDLVNPKPTGNPATKGVGLEVQAVQARKRGGTDGEVNVASAYIELIDKQSGESLGTHLVSQMLSDRETLIPGGTAKDVFDEVTIGESEYKIGLRYHREVKPYWVHLEDVQRRNYSGTETPRDYSSYIRIVDTETGEDRRERVWMNNPLRYRGETFFQSSYTPLPGGKELTGLQVVRNSGWLIPYVACSIMALGMLAHFTGTLKRFVGRRERERAKEMAAMSADERQVITSSRPAVIAFNIAALLALMMLIPWSAAMTTLRPASRDTGYDFYTAGKIPAQFGGRVLPLDAFARQTLKAISNRESLPMENAPGAIKSRVDKKSMSAMQWLMEVAIDDPALRYLPMFRVDAEEVRSQLKLDRRKSKLYSLDELLAEWPKADALIKAARGKDEAALSFKEQKLLELDLRTRQYMVTAEAFQLPRPPEIPTDNLPEGITEEMVQRFALSELQRRMESIQTMRTARIIPPTADEAADAVNDPDWTAFAPAFFDDAAKGPSQDADRALASDPFSRMIETYRDEKKDFEGFNQAVDDQLALSTAYPIPGLKSNKVALERWMESNSPEVRSTILYILSMVMALAFLAVGDHRLRNATWGVLLVAALIHTVAILSRIYITGRAPVINIYSSAVFIGWAAVLGGLVIDRIFRLGFGNLVAATAGTLSLLVARGLASGDTMPVLQAVLDTQFWLATHVISVSLGYVATLVAGMLGIGYLISNWVGAEEKAGRSLYRMVYGAACFGILFSTVGTILGGLWADDSWGRFWGWDPKENGALLIVIWNALMLHARWDGMVKARGFAILSIGGNIVTAWSWFGTNELGIGLHSYGFTEGVLMWLMVFMATQFAFLIAGLLAWRKPA; this comes from the coding sequence ATGGCGACACTCCCCAATCCCTCCGGCCAGTTCCCCCAAGAACGCGATGAATCGACGGTGATTTCGTCAGCCGACGTGCTCTCGGCGATCGGGTCACTGAAGTTGACCGTCGGTCTGTTCGCGGCTTCCTTGATCATCGTCCTGGTCGGGACGCTGGCCCAGGACGAGATGAACATGCAGGACGTCAAGGAACGGTACTTCGTTTCTTGGATCGCTTGGATGCACTTCGACGATTTCGTCCCCCAAGCGTTTTATCGCCACGCCAATCCGATTCCGGGAATCATTCCGTTTCCCGGCGGGGCGTTGATCGGCGTGTTGTTGATGCTGAATTTGATCGCGTCCAAGGCGACTCGGTTCCGCGTCTCCGCGTCGGGTGGTCGATTGGCAGCGGGCATCCTGTTCATCTTGGCCGGCTTTGTCGTGGCCGGGTTGATCATCGCCAGCGGTCACAACAGCGACGGGTTGCAGGGCGCGCCGCCGATCTCCTACCCCGCGCTGTGGAAGGTGTTGCAGGGAATCGGTGTCGCCGGCGCGATCGGTCTGACCGCCGTGTCGACCAACGTCCAACACCGTTCGCTGCGTCTCCTCGGTTACATCGGCGCGGCCTCGTTGGCCGCCGTGATCGTTTACACGTTGTTCAGCGGCGCGCGGATCGGCGATCCCGGGCTGCGGATCGTTTGGCAGCTGGCCAAGGGGCTCGGTGCCGGCGTGATTCTGTTGATCGGATGTTTGCTGATCTTCGGACGTCAGGGCGGCAACTTGTTGTTGCACTTCGGCGTCGGGCTGTTGATGTTCGGGCAATTCGCCTTCGGTGATCGTCAGTTGGAACAGCGGATCAGTTTGGTCGAGGGCCAATCGACCAACGCGTTGATCAATCTGGACAAAATCGAACTGACCTTCGTCGTTCCCGGTGAAGCAGAAGACACGGTGACGGCGATTCCGGGGACGCAGATCGGCGAGGCACTGTCCAGCGGGGAACTGATCCGCGACGATGCCTTGCCGGCGGATGTGAAGGTGGTCGCCTTTTACGAAAATTCGGATCTTGTCAATCCGAAACCGACCGGCAATCCGGCGACCAAGGGTGTCGGGTTGGAAGTCCAGGCCGTCCAGGCGCGCAAGCGTGGTGGGACGGATGGGGAAGTCAACGTGGCTTCGGCGTACATCGAATTGATCGACAAGCAGTCCGGTGAGTCGCTGGGGACGCATTTGGTCAGCCAAATGTTGTCCGATCGAGAGACGTTGATCCCCGGCGGAACGGCCAAGGATGTTTTTGACGAAGTCACGATCGGCGAGAGCGAGTACAAGATCGGGCTGCGGTATCACCGCGAGGTGAAACCGTATTGGGTTCACTTGGAAGACGTCCAGCGTCGTAACTACAGCGGGACCGAAACACCGCGAGATTACAGTTCGTACATTCGCATCGTCGACACGGAAACCGGCGAGGATCGGCGTGAACGTGTTTGGATGAATAATCCGCTGCGGTATCGCGGCGAGACGTTTTTTCAATCCAGTTACACGCCGTTGCCCGGTGGCAAAGAGTTGACGGGGCTGCAAGTGGTGCGCAACAGCGGTTGGCTGATCCCCTACGTCGCCTGCAGCATCATGGCGCTGGGCATGCTGGCACACTTCACCGGAACACTGAAACGTTTCGTCGGACGACGCGAACGCGAACGGGCCAAGGAAATGGCGGCGATGAGCGCCGATGAACGACAGGTGATCACCTCCTCGCGACCGGCCGTGATCGCGTTCAACATCGCCGCCCTGCTGGCTTTGATGATGCTGATCCCCTGGTCGGCCGCGATGACGACGCTGCGCCCCGCTTCGCGTGACACCGGCTACGATTTTTATACCGCCGGCAAGATCCCTGCCCAATTCGGCGGACGGGTGTTGCCGCTGGATGCCTTTGCCCGCCAAACGCTCAAGGCGATCAGCAATCGGGAATCGCTGCCGATGGAAAATGCTCCCGGCGCGATCAAGAGCCGTGTTGATAAGAAGAGCATGTCCGCGATGCAGTGGTTGATGGAAGTTGCCATCGACGATCCGGCACTTCGCTACCTGCCGATGTTCCGGGTCGATGCGGAGGAAGTCCGCAGTCAGCTGAAATTGGACCGGCGCAAGAGCAAACTGTACTCGCTCGATGAGCTGTTGGCCGAGTGGCCCAAGGCGGATGCGTTGATCAAAGCGGCAAGGGGCAAAGACGAAGCGGCGTTGTCGTTTAAAGAACAGAAGCTGTTGGAATTGGATCTTCGCACGCGTCAGTACATGGTGACCGCCGAAGCGTTTCAACTGCCGCGGCCGCCGGAGATCCCGACGGACAACTTGCCCGAAGGCATCACCGAGGAAATGGTGCAGCGGTTCGCGCTGAGTGAATTGCAGCGACGGATGGAGTCGATCCAGACGATGCGGACGGCCCGAATCATCCCTCCGACCGCTGACGAGGCGGCCGACGCGGTCAATGATCCCGATTGGACCGCGTTTGCCCCCGCGTTTTTTGACGATGCCGCCAAGGGACCGTCGCAGGACGCCGATCGCGCGCTGGCGTCGGATCCGTTCAGCCGAATGATCGAAACCTATCGCGACGAAAAGAAGGATTTCGAAGGATTCAACCAGGCCGTCGATGACCAACTGGCGCTGTCGACCGCGTATCCGATTCCGGGGTTGAAATCCAACAAGGTGGCACTGGAACGTTGGATGGAATCCAATTCGCCTGAGGTGCGGTCGACGATCCTGTACATCCTGTCGATGGTCATGGCGTTGGCATTCCTGGCCGTCGGAGACCACCGCTTAAGAAATGCGACCTGGGGCGTGTTGCTGGTCGCGGCCCTGATCCACACGGTCGCCATCCTGAGTCGGATCTATATCACCGGCCGCGCTCCGGTGATCAACATTTATTCGTCTGCGGTGTTCATCGGTTGGGCAGCGGTCTTGGGCGGATTGGTGATCGATCGGATCTTCCGTTTGGGATTCGGTAACCTGGTCGCCGCGACCGCGGGAACGCTTTCGCTGTTGGTCGCCCGAGGCCTCGCGAGCGGCGACACGATGCCGGTGTTGCAAGCGGTTCTGGATACCCAGTTCTGGTTGGCGACGCACGTGATCAGCGTTTCGTTGGGTTACGTCGCAACGTTGGTCGCCGGGATGCTGGGTATCGGGTACCTGATCAGCAATTGGGTCGGGGCGGAAGAGAAAGCGGGGCGATCGCTGTACCGGATGGTGTACGGGGCGGCTTGCTTCGGGATCCTGTTCAGCACCGTCGGGACGATTCTCGGCGGGCTGTGGGCCGATGACAGTTGGGGCCGATTCTGGGGCTGGGATCCCAAAGAAAACGGCGCGTTGTTGATCGTGATTTGGAACGCGTTGATGTTGCACGCCCGTTGGGACGGAATGGTCAAGGCGCGCGGTTTTGCGATTTTGTCCATTGGCGGCAACATCGTCACCGCATGGAGCTGGTTCGGGACGAACGAACTGGGCATCGGATTGCACAGCTACGGCTTTACCGAAGGCGTATTGATGTGGCTGATGGTCTTCATGGCCACCCAGTTCGCGTTTCTGATCGCGGGGCTCCTGGCCTGGCGCAAGCCGGCGTGA
- a CDS encoding zinc metalloprotease: MFYKLSAPHVSIREYMFEGNVITMPIVLLIACVVKLLRIPLPGSTDLPPVASLQPFRVPAEKVDPEILKAITDLDLQVHDLGFNRIDLIGINDRQNNTRYGGAAYRSPDGETVAWIRYRLWPNLERRNKFARLALYSLGPGGEIILTTAATRDLIDPPDWHVQYHPKAAANQLRDLHQAHVRKVLGNTRPMLAGDTESAFELLEHTHKEFVDFQVERGVFVPPAPSQAAVADDDVPVAELADASAEITSDSDSQETAALADEVVADETQPIIEAVRKQETKQSGWLTKLAILAVSILLFIGLGAWQWELELVLILVPILLVHELGHYVAMQVFGYKNIHMFFIPLLGAAVSGRNYRVSGWKKAIVALAGPLPSIAIGLVLGGVGLMLGNEWCVKGALITLILNLLNLAPFLPLDGGQVAHVTLFSRSKVIDLLFRIGTIAVLMLVAWLLDAKLLLGIGVAMALGLPTVWRTMKVTESIRDRELPEPSNDRMPDAAIRVVVDEIQRANLPTQGTSTLAKLTLSVYESVITRPPSWPATLGIWALYFGGLVSGIVGMIVITLASVGGGLFDDLPDFESQYEQVETEDGQFRLGTPDPDPMATKLDLLVWRFADADQARAAYDTLVGSTDDSVARLGNVVFTSTIASGNDARFDDEDFFTGFEAFAANDPRLDRLTDAQWRRSFDGDFPQLIVAVSSDTAEEMIQASESMPYNIGDSVAISPWTPKIQASKDQLELQSKLRVLQGKTEPLPWEQPPPADPDDAAEDNEPVDFRKLMRRSAERFEQIQQNRIDWIREQAQASEGAARRLYTAYLDFESESQAWRQDERPHEQKGPPPTLPDALAPLLPELGYLHPDHPLRPTSVNVDAYRLEPEDEDVMLDESFPLQRDGRSLVYLHLSPTRDAAAGYATVHAWLKNHGIESVAWSYDTPVE, translated from the coding sequence ATGTTCTATAAGCTGAGCGCTCCGCACGTCTCGATCCGTGAATACATGTTTGAAGGCAACGTGATCACGATGCCGATCGTGCTACTGATCGCGTGCGTCGTCAAACTGCTGCGGATCCCTTTGCCCGGATCCACCGACCTTCCCCCGGTCGCCTCGTTGCAACCGTTTCGCGTGCCGGCCGAAAAAGTCGACCCGGAGATATTGAAAGCGATCACGGATCTGGATTTGCAAGTCCATGACCTGGGGTTCAATCGCATCGACCTGATCGGAATCAACGACCGGCAAAACAACACCCGCTACGGCGGTGCGGCCTACCGATCACCCGACGGCGAGACCGTGGCCTGGATCCGCTATCGACTGTGGCCCAACTTGGAACGGCGAAATAAGTTTGCCCGCCTGGCGCTCTATTCACTCGGCCCCGGCGGGGAAATCATCCTGACGACCGCCGCGACTCGGGACCTGATCGATCCGCCCGACTGGCACGTCCAGTACCACCCCAAGGCCGCCGCAAACCAGTTGCGTGATCTGCACCAAGCTCACGTTCGAAAAGTCCTGGGAAACACGCGGCCGATGCTCGCCGGCGACACCGAGTCGGCGTTCGAACTGCTCGAACACACGCACAAGGAGTTTGTCGACTTCCAAGTCGAGCGCGGCGTGTTCGTCCCCCCGGCCCCAAGCCAAGCCGCGGTCGCCGACGATGATGTCCCGGTCGCCGAACTCGCCGACGCCTCGGCGGAGATCACCTCTGATTCAGACAGCCAAGAAACGGCCGCTTTGGCCGATGAAGTCGTCGCCGACGAAACGCAGCCGATCATTGAAGCGGTCCGCAAACAGGAAACCAAGCAATCGGGATGGCTGACCAAACTTGCGATCCTGGCCGTTTCCATCCTGCTGTTCATCGGGCTCGGGGCGTGGCAATGGGAACTGGAACTGGTGTTGATCCTGGTCCCGATCCTGTTGGTGCATGAACTGGGACACTACGTCGCGATGCAAGTGTTCGGGTACAAGAACATCCACATGTTCTTCATCCCGTTGTTGGGCGCCGCGGTCAGCGGTCGCAACTATCGCGTCAGCGGTTGGAAAAAGGCGATCGTCGCACTTGCCGGCCCGTTGCCCAGCATCGCGATCGGACTGGTGCTCGGCGGCGTGGGCCTGATGCTCGGCAACGAGTGGTGTGTCAAAGGCGCCCTGATCACGTTGATCCTGAATCTGTTGAACCTGGCGCCGTTTCTGCCCCTGGATGGAGGCCAAGTCGCGCACGTGACGTTGTTTTCGCGATCCAAAGTCATCGACTTGCTGTTCCGCATCGGAACGATCGCGGTGCTGATGCTGGTGGCGTGGTTGCTCGACGCAAAGCTGCTGCTGGGAATCGGCGTCGCAATGGCACTCGGGTTACCGACCGTCTGGCGCACGATGAAGGTCACCGAATCGATTCGAGATCGTGAGCTGCCCGAACCGAGCAACGACAGGATGCCCGACGCTGCGATCCGCGTCGTCGTCGATGAAATCCAACGTGCCAATCTGCCGACCCAAGGCACGTCGACATTGGCCAAACTGACACTGTCGGTTTACGAAAGCGTGATCACCCGACCGCCCTCGTGGCCGGCGACCCTAGGGATCTGGGCCCTCTATTTCGGCGGTCTGGTCTCCGGCATCGTGGGCATGATCGTGATCACATTGGCCAGTGTCGGCGGCGGGCTGTTTGACGATCTGCCCGATTTCGAATCGCAGTATGAACAGGTCGAAACCGAAGACGGGCAATTCCGACTGGGGACTCCCGATCCCGACCCCATGGCGACCAAACTGGACTTGTTGGTGTGGCGATTTGCGGATGCCGACCAAGCTCGTGCGGCCTATGACACGCTGGTCGGATCGACCGATGACTCGGTCGCAAGACTCGGCAACGTCGTGTTCACCAGCACGATCGCCAGCGGCAACGATGCCCGATTCGACGACGAAGATTTCTTCACGGGTTTCGAAGCGTTCGCGGCCAATGACCCACGACTCGATCGACTAACCGATGCCCAGTGGCGGCGATCGTTCGACGGCGATTTCCCACAATTGATCGTCGCCGTCTCCAGCGACACCGCCGAAGAAATGATCCAGGCATCCGAAAGCATGCCGTACAACATCGGCGACTCGGTTGCGATCTCCCCCTGGACCCCGAAGATCCAAGCGAGCAAAGACCAACTGGAATTGCAATCCAAACTGCGCGTCCTGCAAGGCAAAACCGAACCGTTGCCCTGGGAACAGCCCCCTCCGGCCGATCCGGATGACGCCGCCGAAGACAACGAACCGGTCGACTTTCGCAAGCTGATGCGCCGGTCTGCGGAGCGTTTTGAGCAGATCCAACAGAATCGAATCGATTGGATCCGCGAGCAAGCCCAAGCCAGCGAAGGCGCCGCCCGCCGACTTTACACCGCCTACCTGGACTTCGAATCCGAATCCCAAGCCTGGCGACAAGACGAGCGCCCGCACGAGCAAAAAGGACCACCGCCGACGCTTCCCGATGCCCTGGCCCCCCTGCTGCCCGAGCTCGGCTACCTGCACCCGGACCACCCCCTCCGCCCGACCAGTGTCAACGTCGACGCGTACCGCCTGGAACCTGAAGACGAAGACGTGATGCTCGACGAGTCCTTCCCCTTGCAGCGCGATGGCCGATCACTCGTCTACCTGCACCTGTCCCCCACCCGCGACGCCGCCGCCGGCTACGCCACCGTCCACGCCTGGCTCAAGAACCATGGCATCGAATCCGTCGCCTGGAGCTACGACACGCCGGTGGAGTGA
- a CDS encoding proline dehydrogenase family protein encodes MTEPPLELGTLLRIANQHPQDDAAAAIEIAKALLLRSRALQTPQERHQQAELDRMIGRPEDKATLVEMTDQAFRTHSPARVADQLTHILDVQGVPRFFSPLEQTMLRGFQTFGGYLPGVAVPLVKDKMRQETANVILPAEDEPLREHLAARQESGVLMNVNFLGESLLGEEEANRRLQNYLRALQIPEIACISVKLTTLLSQVSTIARRHTVGIVADRLELLYRAAARERFNRPDGTSSSKFVYLDMEEYRDLHLTADAFVETLDRPGLEKVRAGIALQAYIPDSFDVLTDLITWSAKRVRRGGVPITVRLVKGANMEMERVEASLGGWPQTPYTDKTQTDANFKRMLRSMIAAAAQGHLVIGVASHNLFDIALAMLWGSRTPLTAADTSDSGRSTALERMQFEMLEGMANHQRRALFESAPRMLLYAPACRREDFINAIGYLIRRLDENTGKENFLRYSFRLTPDSDTWNRLADGFRDSLAMIDSVSTQPRRSQDRRQPPARPAAAAHWSSFVNEPDTDWALTQHSEWAESIVNDWKDRCDDRAVHVPLNVGSETRDPNSSAGSDDRGLKESADPSRPDHVACRFTQATDQDVDDAIACASNDPDRWRQMSWDARYELFRAAAQNMRQRRGDLIGAMMIDGGKLISEADPEVSEAIDFTEFYPLTVQAYLQRARGRQSPFSASPRGTVAVISPWNFPLAIPCGGVVSALAAGNTVILKPASDTVLPAYLLAKCFWDAGVPQTALQLVPCSGSGAGKRLVTDPRIDAVILTGGTETAKSMLKLRPELHLIAETGGKNATIVTSLSDRDLAIKHLLHSAFSHSGQKCSATSLLLLDQEVYNDVDFRNTLADAAESLPVGSVWDLSSRVGPLIRPPSGVLEQGIKELEPGEEWLVMPRRIGDNRQLYRPGIKWNVRRGNFTHRTELFGPVLGVMSFTRLEEAIEMVNATGYGLTSGLESLDDREQQLWRDNIRAGNLYINRPTTGAIVLRQPFGGIGSSGYGPGAKAGGPHYVLPLMRLENNTSATTDSSDATSSPTTTTAAVTASIDDAYDAIESIGATDIDIRRASRFATSAKHVVTNLTGTMHDHVGLIGQDNWRRYLPVGQLRVRLLGDEPAGDLANSMLAAAAANCAVTYSVAENADELIPTLEAISDHLIENARSTWRCEWVQESDESLAEEISDGRVDRLRLLLPTKSLPKLIHDACRTEFISIIAETVVDDAEIEMLRYLNEQSISDDYHRYGNLGRRQTAE; translated from the coding sequence ATGACTGAGCCCCCGCTGGAACTTGGCACGTTGCTAAGAATCGCAAACCAACATCCGCAAGACGATGCCGCCGCGGCGATCGAGATTGCCAAGGCGCTCTTGCTGCGATCGCGTGCCTTGCAAACCCCTCAGGAACGCCACCAGCAAGCCGAGCTGGACCGCATGATCGGTCGGCCCGAGGACAAGGCCACCCTGGTGGAGATGACCGACCAAGCCTTTCGCACGCACAGCCCGGCCCGCGTCGCCGATCAGTTGACGCACATCCTGGACGTCCAAGGCGTGCCACGTTTCTTCAGCCCGCTGGAACAGACCATGCTCCGTGGGTTCCAAACCTTCGGCGGCTACCTGCCCGGTGTCGCCGTGCCGCTGGTCAAGGACAAGATGCGACAGGAAACGGCCAACGTGATCCTGCCGGCCGAAGACGAACCGCTGCGCGAGCACTTGGCCGCGCGTCAGGAATCCGGCGTGCTGATGAACGTCAACTTTCTGGGGGAATCGTTGCTCGGCGAAGAAGAAGCGAATCGTCGCTTGCAGAACTACCTGCGCGCGCTGCAGATCCCCGAGATCGCATGCATCAGCGTCAAACTGACGACTTTGTTGAGTCAGGTTTCGACGATCGCCCGCCGTCACACCGTCGGCATCGTGGCCGATCGCTTGGAACTACTGTATCGCGCCGCTGCCCGCGAGCGTTTCAACCGTCCCGACGGCACGTCCAGTTCCAAGTTCGTCTACCTGGACATGGAAGAGTACCGCGATTTGCATCTGACCGCCGACGCGTTTGTCGAAACACTCGATCGACCGGGGCTGGAAAAGGTGCGCGCCGGGATCGCCTTGCAGGCGTACATCCCGGATTCATTTGACGTTCTGACCGATCTGATCACCTGGTCGGCCAAGCGAGTCCGGCGCGGCGGTGTTCCGATCACCGTCCGGTTGGTCAAAGGCGCCAACATGGAAATGGAACGCGTCGAAGCCTCGCTGGGCGGCTGGCCGCAAACGCCGTACACGGACAAGACCCAAACCGACGCGAACTTCAAACGCATGCTGCGATCGATGATCGCCGCCGCCGCCCAAGGCCACTTGGTGATCGGCGTCGCGTCGCACAACCTGTTCGACATCGCGCTGGCGATGCTGTGGGGATCGCGCACACCGTTGACCGCGGCCGACACTTCTGACTCGGGTCGATCAACGGCGCTGGAGCGGATGCAGTTCGAAATGCTCGAAGGGATGGCCAATCACCAGCGCCGCGCCTTATTTGAATCCGCACCGCGGATGCTGCTGTACGCCCCGGCCTGTCGCCGTGAAGACTTTATCAATGCGATCGGCTACTTGATTCGCCGCTTGGACGAAAACACCGGCAAAGAAAACTTCTTGCGCTATTCGTTCCGCCTGACGCCGGACTCGGACACCTGGAACCGACTGGCCGACGGTTTTCGCGATTCACTGGCGATGATCGACAGCGTTTCGACGCAACCCCGGCGCAGCCAAGACCGGCGTCAGCCACCCGCCCGACCGGCCGCAGCGGCCCATTGGAGTTCCTTCGTCAACGAACCGGACACCGACTGGGCGCTCACGCAGCACAGCGAGTGGGCCGAGTCGATCGTTAACGACTGGAAAGACCGCTGTGATGACCGCGCCGTGCACGTCCCCTTGAACGTCGGCAGCGAAACACGCGATCCGAATTCATCCGCGGGATCGGACGACCGCGGCTTGAAAGAATCGGCCGACCCGTCACGCCCCGATCACGTCGCATGTCGATTCACCCAGGCGACCGACCAAGACGTCGACGATGCGATCGCGTGCGCGAGCAACGATCCGGATCGATGGCGACAGATGTCCTGGGATGCGCGGTACGAACTGTTTCGCGCGGCGGCACAGAACATGCGCCAGCGGCGCGGCGACTTGATCGGTGCGATGATGATCGACGGCGGAAAACTGATCAGCGAGGCCGACCCGGAAGTCAGCGAAGCGATCGATTTCACCGAGTTCTATCCGCTGACCGTCCAAGCGTACCTTCAGCGTGCCCGGGGTCGGCAAAGCCCGTTTTCGGCATCACCGCGCGGGACCGTTGCGGTGATCAGCCCATGGAACTTTCCGCTGGCGATTCCCTGTGGCGGTGTCGTGTCCGCGTTGGCCGCCGGCAACACCGTGATCCTGAAACCGGCCAGCGATACCGTCTTGCCGGCCTATCTGTTGGCCAAGTGCTTTTGGGACGCCGGTGTTCCCCAGACGGCGCTGCAATTGGTTCCCTGCAGCGGGTCGGGTGCGGGCAAACGTTTGGTCACCGATCCGCGAATCGACGCCGTGATCCTGACCGGCGGCACGGAAACTGCCAAATCGATGCTCAAGCTGCGGCCCGAACTGCACCTGATCGCCGAAACCGGCGGCAAGAACGCGACGATCGTCACGTCGCTGTCCGACCGCGACCTGGCGATCAAGCATCTCTTGCACAGTGCTTTCAGCCACTCCGGACAAAAATGCAGTGCCACCTCGCTGCTGTTGCTCGACCAAGAGGTCTACAACGATGTGGACTTCCGAAACACGCTGGCCGATGCGGCGGAAAGCCTGCCGGTCGGATCGGTTTGGGACCTGTCATCACGCGTCGGGCCGTTGATTCGCCCACCCAGCGGCGTGCTGGAACAGGGCATCAAGGAATTGGAGCCCGGTGAAGAATGGCTGGTGATGCCGCGTCGGATCGGCGACAACCGCCAACTTTATCGACCGGGAATCAAGTGGAACGTCCGCCGCGGCAATTTCACCCATCGCACCGAACTGTTCGGCCCCGTGCTGGGCGTGATGTCGTTCACTCGACTCGAAGAAGCGATCGAGATGGTCAATGCGACCGGATACGGCCTGACCAGCGGGCTGGAAAGTTTGGACGATCGCGAACAACAACTGTGGCGTGACAACATCCGCGCCGGCAACCTGTACATCAACCGCCCCACGACCGGAGCCATCGTGTTGCGTCAGCCTTTCGGCGGCATCGGCAGCAGCGGTTATGGGCCGGGTGCCAAAGCCGGCGGACCACACTACGTCCTGCCGCTGATGCGATTGGAAAACAACACCTCGGCGACGACGGACTCTTCCGACGCCACGTCCTCGCCAACGACGACCACCGCAGCAGTCACCGCTTCGATCGATGACGCTTATGACGCGATTGAGTCGATCGGTGCTACCGACATCGACATCCGCCGTGCGTCACGATTCGCCACTTCTGCCAAACACGTCGTCACCAACTTGACCGGCACGATGCACGACCACGTCGGATTGATCGGCCAAGACAATTGGCGACGTTACCTGCCGGTCGGCCAGCTTCGCGTGCGGTTGCTGGGCGACGAACCGGCGGGCGATCTGGCCAACTCCATGCTCGCCGCGGCGGCGGCCAACTGCGCCGTGACCTATTCCGTTGCCGAGAACGCCGACGAGTTAATCCCGACGTTGGAAGCGATCTCAGATCACCTGATCGAAAACGCCCGTTCCACGTGGCGCTGCGAATGGGTGCAAGAATCCGACGAGTCGCTGGCCGAGGAGATCTCCGACGGTCGCGTCGATCGTCTGCGTCTGCTGCTGCCCACCAAGTCGCTTCCCAAGCTGATCCACGACGCCTGCAGGACTGAATTCATCAGCATCATCGCCGAAACGGTGGTCGATGACGCGGAGATCGAAATGCTGCGTTACCTGAACGAACAATCGATCTCCGACGACTACCACCGCTACGGCAACCTGGGTCGGCGACAAACCGCGGAGTAG